Within Rhododendron vialii isolate Sample 1 chromosome 12a, ASM3025357v1, the genomic segment AAAGGGAGTACAATTAAATCTCAGCCCTTGATTTGTATGGCTGAAATGAAGTGTCaaattttgtgtcaaaaattGCGTGGGTAGAACCGGCCCATAGATATATAGGGtttgtttcaaatgaggaggtcattattttagttaaaatgcgaaaccctcttttccgatcaaatttcgatgatccgagctgctcaatgcgtttagaacgtgattttaagggtaattatgagaaattggcaaaaaaaatgaccgggaatggcttcatccgaatagttcctaacagttttttattgaacgattcaaataaaaactgctcaaatcaagcccttttaggtctttttttttccgatttcttacggatactcttaaaatcgcgttctgatcacattgagcagcttagatcatcgaaattcgatcagaaaataagagaaatgggaggtccgcattttaactaaaatgaaaaCCCCTCACATGAAACGAActgatatatatacacacacactccgGTTCCCATAATGGATCCCGGACGGAGGCTGTGGTGCGGGATTCTGTTTtaagccgttggatctcatccaacagCTGGGAAATGAAAGAGCTGCTCACTGGTTAAAATAGGAAATGGATCGAGTTAAAACCATTCGCGGGTCAGGGTTATCACAGAACGGGTTACTCCCCTTTTCTTAATCGTAcgagacggagagagagagaacaacgaagaagaagaagatggacgCGACGAcaaaaggtctctctctctcgcgcgacgaagaagaagaagaagatggacgCGACGAcggaaggtctctctctctctctcatctcgaatttctttctctctgtcgCTCAAAAACACGAACGACCACTAGAGATCGACGAAAAAGAAGATTGAAGCGACTAAAGGTCTCCGGAGATTCACCCGACTCACCCCCATCCTCTCTTAGAGCCTCAGGAGATTCCGTCGATCGACTATAATACTCTACAGTCTACAGTGGTATGTCTCTCTCTAGATCTGGCTATGGGAGGAGTGGTGTACTCGTGACTCACTCAATCTCTCTCGCTCACTCTCTTCGGCGCCGATATCTCTCTCCATTGACAATGgttctcctctctctccgtCGATCCAACTATGTGTAATATGTATGTAGCTTTCGTCGATGACTATGTAATcggttttgtcatttttgtgACTGCTTGTTCCAcaattgtatatatataagatGGGTTTTGTGCGACTATTTGTTCCACCATTGTGTGTAATGGGTTTGTGTTATGtgtggttctctctctccattttttcttttattgatcTGATGAAGGATAACTGTTGATGACTGTGTATTTTTTGATCCGTGAATCCGACCTATCCAACCCGATCAACATGAAATACCCTTTCGGTCAAAACCAACCACCCATTCTGTTGGTCTTGGGTCCCCTTTTCATGTCAAACCCAACAAGAATTCTGTCGGGTCAAActggatccggatccgacaaaATCCGACCCGTGGACAGCCTTAAAATTAATTTCCCCTTTCtttcaattcattcaattggGGTGGgaaaaaattttggaaaaaaatggtGCTGACAAGGTTTCCGAAGGAGAGAGTTCATGGATACGGCTTCCCTGCCGTTCGAGACAGAAATGCAGTTCAACTTGTTCCGACCCATTTCACAttcattttaattattaatttcgtTCATGTTGTAGAGCTTGCTGAATATAATTAGTCATgtaaaaattcaagtcaatcataACCCATATAATTAATATCTAATGGGAGCAAacttatttttacaaaaatggcaCGTTGAAGTAATTAGTGTGCCAAAACTCATTTTGTTCCCGTATAAATTAATGTGTTCtgtcaaatcaaattttgttctttcttttttcacttttctatGTATATCTACAAGAGATAAAGGGCTTATCTATTACTCCattcattttttctctttttgggtATGATGGTTAAGGTGTCCAAACCATTTACACGCAGTTCGGTTAATTCTCTTTCCAGTTTTGTTAAAAATTGGCCATCCATGCATGTCAAGATAAttgaattcacaaaaaattacttttttgtggtttggttataaAAGTCAAATCCTAGACAATTGTATTGGAACATACAACCAGCCACTCAACTAGTATTACAACGTCCCTAGTGATGTGCTTAACATAAAATCTCCCTATTCCCCGACAGACCTAGTAACTCCCATTTGTGGGAAGTTAAGGCTACAAcgtcctgaaaaaaaaaaaaacacaacacatTTTGCACCACATCGACAGAGCCCATTAAATTTTCCACCCTTATATAATGGGATGCCTTTCTACGTTAAGCACACCACCCTCATCTTTACTTAGCATGCACTAGAAAAacaaatcaagaatcaaatAACATATCAGTGtccaatcttctctctctctctctctctctctctctctctctctctctctctctctctctctctatagagGATGGGTAGGTCACCAGGTTGTGAGAAGGTGGGGTTGAAGAAAGGGCCATGGACACCTGAAGAAGACCACAAGCTGTTGGCTTACATTGAACAATACGGCCATGGAAGCTGGCGTGCTCTCCCCGCAAAAGCAGGTAACATGCCAAAATGATAGGTTTGCAATTCTACTACTGTATCATATCGTTTTGTACTTTATTTTGGGAAAATCTTTCGGTACATATCGGAGTACATATATAGTACTATACTAgcgtgggtgtgtgtgtgtatatcagTGTGCCTATATTAATGTGGCAGTGAAAAATTGGTGGATTTGGTTAAACAGGCCTCCAGAGATGCGGAAAGAGTTGCAGATTGAGGTGGACGAATTATCTAAGACCTGATATCAAGAGAGGCAAGTTCAGTTTGCAGGAAGAACAAACTATCATCCAACTCCACGCTCTTCTCGGAAACAGGTGACcataataagaagaagaagaaaaaaaaccacagTGGTTTTACCAAACAAGTGTACCACAAAAATAGACTTTGAACTCACAATGGGGTAGTTATTCTGTAATCCGGGACCAAATCACTCTAAAACCACACATAATGTGTGGTTTCCACACTTAGTTGTGGACCTCACAAGAATGTGGATGGAGTAGTTCAAGCACCACGTGGCAGTACTCCCAGATTAGTGAAAATGTCATCATTGAGCCACATGTCGATGTTTATATAGGATCCACACAAGAATGTGAATAGAGTAGTTCAAGCACCACATGGCGGTACTCCCAAATTAGTGAATAATTTCATCATTGAGCCACATGTCAATGTTTATGTAGGATCCACATCTAACCGTGAAATCATACAATAGTCCAGGAGTACCGCCACATGGTACTTCGTATCACTTTACAAACACACATTCTTGTAGAGCTTACCATTAAGTGTATGGACCCAAAAGGAACGTGTTATTGTCAAGTGGTCCGAAATACCATGTATCGGTACTTCtggactattgaataattactccatcTAACCAGTGTATGGAGTAGATTTTTCGTTACATTTTTTAGTATATTAACATTtctcaaaatgaaaaaacaaaaataaattcatacTAGAACTTCTAGTACTACAAGAAATTAGATCTTTTGAGACAAATTAATCAActcaaattgcatgtttttcatcGCAAATTATTGAGGGTATTATTAATAAAGTTATCCCTCTCTCTAAAAGTTGAAGCTTCTAGATGAGTTAATGGTTAACAATCGAATATGATATTAGAGTAGACAATAGATCCAGTGTTCGAGTCTCACCGCCTACCTAGATAACGATCAAAATTTATACGTGTTTAGCCCGCTTATGAAAAAGAGTCTGGCAAATTAGTTGCTCCTCTCTTTAAAAGTTTAAGCTTTTAGATAAGTTGATGATTAACAAATTAGTTGAATTTAATGTTAGATTTTCGGTCAAACAACCCAATATAGTGAATTTCAATGCATACAATGTGGCAGCATCTAATTCTATCATCATATATGTATAGATTCAAATATCTCATTATGATGAAAATTGTgttaaaacaatttttatttttttggcttcgGACTTGTCCGTAATCGGGTTAATTTGATATAGATGGTCAGTCATAGCAACTCACTTGCCGAAGAGAACAGATAATGAAATCAAGAACCACTGGAATACGCACCTCAAAAAGAGGCTAACCAAATTGGGAATCGATCCAGCAACTCATAAGCCGAAGAGCCACGCCCTCGGTCCCGATCAGTTGAAGGACGCAGCCAACCTTAGCCACATGGCTCAGTGGGAGGGCGCCCGGCTTGAAGCCGAAGCCAGACTCGTTCGGGAGTCCAAGCTAAAAGTTTCCAACCCTTTCCAAACACAAGTCGGCCCCTCGGCTTCAACTCAGCTCGTTTATGAAGCCACAACGACTACTACAGCACCGTTGCCGCCTCCGCCACTTCAACCACTATGTCTGGATGTACTAACAGCTTGGCAAGGCTCATGGCTAAATGCACCAAAATGTAATGCGTTTTCGGCCACTAGTGTTACTCTCGACTCCCTCACATCAACGTTTAACTTCTCGAATAAAGGTAATTTGAGAAGAAAATTCATCTGCATATTccaataaaattattttcatatcGTGAGAAATTACTATGCTTCGTTGCAATGAGTAGTGCTATGGACGcagttagggctgcaaacagAACCGCTCGCGAGCGGCCCGAGACATAAATAAACAAGCTCAAATTCTTGGCTCGTTTTGTTATCAAGCCGAACACAAGCTAATAGAAGCTCGGCTCGGGTTGGCTCGCAAGCGAAGACTTAATAGACTTTTTATGTTAATTACTACATTTAGCATTAGCATTTTGATACCCTAATGCAGAATCTTTACAAAAACATATtacattttattattattttaaaatagagattattttcttgttgagtataggaaaatgaaaaatatctaccttcacaatcaaaatatttttggttgtattaggcgttgaacaagctcgagtcaagccaaggcccgctcggctcgagctcgattcGTTAAGTTTTTACTGAGCCTCAAGCTCGAGCTTgggttcgttaaaaacttaataaacaaactTGAGCACAGTAAAACTTGACTTGGCTCGGCCCGTTTGCAACCCTAGACGCAACTGTCCAAACTCCAAACACATAATTTGACCATTTATTTCCAATACTGTCCAACGCTTTTGCATCCCTCGTTATGCCTGTGGAACCCACAAACATGGAACAGTTCGAGATGCACCTATGTCAGCATCTGTGTCCGGACATTTTTGTCCAAGGCATCTTTCCCTTCCAAGAACTAACAGTGTTATTCTAACGTGGATTATTTCCCAACACAGGTGAAGCCATGGGACTGTCAAGTAATTTTCCAGATGAGACGGAAACACTGCAGCTTCAGGGCTTGGCATATTCCACATATATTGATGACTCTTTGGCTACAGGAAATGAAAACATATTGCTTCCAAATTTCATGGAAGTAGGGCTTGCTGATATAGTGCTTGACAACTCTAATCAACTATACCCGTCCATCACCGGGGGAAACTCCGGTAACGTCGCTGGAAGTTGCTGCAGTGACTTTGAAGAGAACACGAATTACTGGAACAACCTTCTGAATCTTGTGAATTGCTCGCCATCGGGTTCACCAGTGTTTTAAACGAGACCACATTCTCTGTTTGGAATCTGGCATCGACGACCCGATAACATATGGTAGAGAAGTTAATTATTTGAGACAGATCGGTAGGGTTATGGGACAGAagatcctttctttttttagtgGTAGAGAAGTTAATTATTTGAGACAGATTGGCCTGGTTTggctaaaaaaataaactggATTATTGACCTATTGAGTTGCAATAATCCTACAAGTTTGGCTTATTGGAAAGTCAAAAGCCCATTTTGTCCATccaattaaagaaaaataagccaataataATAGAGCTTATTTTTTTAGCCACACCAGGCCGCAGTTAGGAAAAAGTAGTTGTAAGTGTAGTTTGCAATGTATGAATAGGCATTGCAAAATAATAAAGCTTTAGTATTAGAAGTAGGCAGTTTATTGTGATTGCTTAAATCATATCTAATCGTGTTGTTAAATACATTTATCGACGAAGTTTTCAATtgctattttaaaaaaaatatgcagtaGTCAATGCACAGTTAGCTCTTTGCAAACTgccttgtttcttcttcttgttttttcttcttcttttttgctttaaaaaattcGAGAGGCGGAGGGGTAGGTTGAGAAATTGCTCGTAACAATATAAAGGAATTTATTaacgataaaaataaaataacaaacGATCAAAATGATCCAAAGTATAACGGCGTCACAATGAGAAAATTGACTTCCCAATTATGTTGACACCTCAAATTCCGACAATCTCATGCCACCTTAGAACCCAAAAAGAGttggtgagaaacaaaataGCAATAGGATTAGGGGAAGCATAATCTTGTCCTTtagataaatatatatatatatatatatatatatatatatatatatatatatatatatatatacacacacacacacacacacacctgccTAAGAACCCAAATCAAGCCTAAAATAGATTCCTCaatgaaaccacaccaatgAAGACAGAAAGAAAACCACTAGGCCAGGACTGGGAAATCCCTGTAGGGCGCTCCACCCTATAGGGTTGTAGTGCAGCATACGGACCATCGATCTCAATAATAAATGGTAAAgatatgtttttttaatttcgatcggtaataaataatttttaccaatcaaaattaatttttaatctggACCGTTGATTATTGAAATCGACAGCTCTGTATCGCACTACAATCCGGCCTGTAGGACACTCCGCCTTACAGGATCCCCTGGCAACATTAATTCTAAGATATAACCATCTGCATTTCAATTTCAGACGTGTCTAGAGCAGCAGTAGCACGTGGTTCTGGCCcttcattaccaaaaaacaaCTGGGAAAAAATGCCAGGAAATAGAAGAGTATATATCAAAGAAGAAATCTCCCCCTATTtcgcggataaaaaaaatgccCAGTTATCTAGGAAAGGAAAGAGTTAATTAAAGATTTtctaatggttttttttttccttctaatggTATTACTAAGTAAAGCATTAATTGTGTTCGTTTTGGATCTCCGATTCTCTATGCACAGTCTCTTataagtttttcttttcaattgtcACTTTTATTTCTCTATCCGTTATctttcactcattacccaaaaacctcctttaaaacacaaaccaaacaaaacaatataGTAGTACTCCTTTGTTTTGAAcatcctcctctctttttttgagaaatgatattgacactccaaaaattgatgcaggcacttcaaaatcagtgtaacaccaaagccactttcctttattttttggagtgtctgcatcaatttttggaatgtcaatatcattttccttttttttcattatCAGTCGAAAAGCAGCTATTAATACTTGTACGGAACAAAcaaggagggagggagagagaggccatAGGGTGGCATGCTATACGTTTCAGTGTCAGGACGACGGAGAGGGAGCAACTATACAGTGGTATTTGGTCTCGTCATGTGATGTACGATACACTTCTTTTACCACACATTCTTGGTAGAGAATAGTATTGTGACATGCATCACGAGTCGGTGCCTCAAAACCACTCAAGAAGAGGGGGGAGTGAGAGAATGGGCCGGTGGCTGGTCGGACATTCTTTTTGACAAGATGCCGGTGGGACATTGGTGTATGTAATACTAACAACATAATCGAAATAATtaaggattgtgattttggcactccaaaaattgatggagggacTCCAAAATTGAACTGTGTTGATACAcaaacgacgtcgttttagagcccctccatcaatttttgaagtactaaaatcaatttccataatTAATTGTTCAATCATCACTAATTAAATTAAACACATGCCATCTAATtcagtatgagagagagaaagaatgtgGTGTCAGACATGGGTGTCTATTACTCTATTTACTACGTTGTTTATATTTAATTTAACTTAAGGTGTCCGGTTGTTCCAATGGTTATGTAGCACTCCTTTGGGTGTGTTACAGCCAGGGTTCAACTCTTATGGACAAAATATTAGTCTTGTAAATAACATTTTGTGACAAAACTTCTTGGCGAAATCTGAATTTTCTCGCCAAATAGTAATTTGTCGACGAAATTCATCAATTGTCATCCCTTTAGAAACAAAATATTCTTTTtctcaccaaaaggtaacatttggagacgaaatttgtatttcgtcgccaatgGATAGTTTTTGCAATGTTGCTTTTTTGGAGATTAAATGCTGTCTTTTTGTAGCCATACACATATCTAAATACGGATAtgtccgaaacggtacaatgcccTTGTATCCTACTCCTATTTTTAATAGACATGGGCCACTCATCGGTCTAGACACTTCTGCGGCGCACATTTATGTCCAAATCTGAACACAAATATCAATGTTCGTAACATTTTCTAAATTGATCGAATTTTCTGTACACAGCAAACGGTATTGGAAAGGTCTGAAAACAAAATTGTGCATGTTGGGCTCATCATTTGTGTAACAgctctatttttaattttaatatctACGCTATATTTAATTGGAAAATAATTTCCATATTCCCTTTTTTATTATAGCACTTCATTTCTTGTCTTTAAGTGAAAATTTTTGTGTGTACGTATGTTttttactaaaagacaaaaaaaaattgccgaccataatcaagaaaagaagtgtgaaaatcattttcctatttAATTCTACGGTCCTGCTAACAAGCACCCCTGGGGCATAAGTTTAGTGCATTAGTTTAGTAACAATAAATTATGTATTTACATTTAATATTCTCCATATTATTTGTCTTCTCATTAGTGATTGTTAGTTTCAAGATAAACTAGTGACATTTAATACAGCATtggaaaagttttgaaaatgtcCAACTTTACCCTTATAGTTATATTATGCCCTTCATAtttgttcttaaaaaaaataggcGGTGCCTTATATCATACTATGGTGGAAAATATAAGTAATCACAGTTCAAAAGACAAATGATTCTTCCTAATTTTGAGTAGTATTTTTCGCTGTTATTtactttttgtgattttttgttTCACTGTTTGTTTCGCTTTTCGTtataatttttgggattaataatcatttgtctcgatgagatgaatcagaaaaatataaaatgtggaccaaagtagaaaaaatttcaaatgagacaacactaaagatgaaaataccagttatttcaatttttttaatgtttagtATATTTTTCTTATATCGGTCgtaatttttatcttttaaacttcTTGTcgggataaaatgattaaaacaataaaaataaggtGAATATAAAAACTTGTGTTATTAAAAGTCCGAAAACTTAATCAATGATTGTGGTAATAATATTCTCGAATGATAGAAGAAATTCCAAATATGAACTCTTTGAAGGGTTGAATCGAAAATTCAAACGTTGAATATGAATGGTCATTTGAAATCAGAGTTCACTTTAGGAGGGTAAATAGGGCATACTTTGCACTTATTAGAATAAAGTTGAATATAAGTAGTTGGATAGCTCCACATTTAATAACTCAATTAATTATATGACTATTCCAATGGTTTTACAACAACTTTTTAACTCATTTAATGCAACTTAGAAGTGCCCCAGGGACCATTAGCATTTGCCTTAATTCTATGCACGAAATCTAAAGGAGGGGCACCCGAACAAAATGGTCTGCTGAAAATTTATGATAGGCAGTTAAAAGGCCCTGCCACTGGCACCCTCTGAAATAAACCTCGTTAATGCCAAGTTGAgtggcttttttctttttcttttgctttcgtTTTCGTTTTTCCCTTTTGTCTGACTATTATCTAttcgaaaatcctatgtgtaccgaccatttttggaccgaaaccgtaccgacggccgcgcgcggccgtctccggccaccggacggccgatccgagccgtccaaaaattttaaaaaaaaaaaccgaggggcccaacgcgggaatcaacgtcatccgatgtgtgtagggtgcttgatctaaacaccctatttttcgtgtataaaaatagggtgtttagatcaagcaccctacacacatcggatgacgttgattcccgcgttgggcccctcggtttttttttttaaaatttttggacggctcggatcggccgtccggtggccggagacggccgcgcgcggccgtcggtacggtttcggtccaaaatggtcggtgtatatagcagtactcattATCTATTACTCCGTATCTGTGTGGAACTCTCTCACCAGTTGTGGGTGTTGGTTATCATTTCTCTTCAGAGATATCTTCTGCCATTTCTTTGATAGGTCTCTATTCCTCCGTTCCATTGGAGGGTTTGATGAGGTCATGGTGGATTTTGCTCGATCTTCAAGCTGTGAGAAGTGTTGGTTGTAGGATTTGGCAGTTTAGTTCTCTTTGTCGCTTATATGTCCCCTCTATGGGAATGGATGCCTATTCTGATGCTTTTCGTTGTTATTATTTATAAAATCTTATCtatcgtttgacaaaaaaaattcctccatCATTGACCAATGGGCTCATGTCCGAGTTGGTAACTCTTGTAATCCCCATGTGGGATGTCAAGGTTCAAGCCTATCGTTGGTATTTGGAATTCAGGATTATAGAAAGCCTCTAAAACCTCTCATAGATAAATCTACTAACACCCCACTAACCTCCACTGATGTGTACAACattggcaaaaataaaaaataaaaattcctccCTCATTGTATCCAATGCCTACGGAAATTTAAAAGCTTATAATCTCAGTGGGAATGAGATCTGGACCGTTGGATCGTCGAACTGATCGTCCGATGGGCACAACACGATCTTGTGCTCCCCTTGGCACAACACCCCTTGTCCCTTAAGAACACCTGTCACATATCATGTTTTGTCAACATCACCCCAACTAAAAATGAACCTCACTCCCTCAACTTTCATTTTCATCAACTTCACCCCTTTTGCTCACTTCTATTAAAATTTAGGACGGAAACAAGGGAAAAGACTAAAGATACCCCTTCTTTTGTTAAAATTAGAATTTGCACTTAGAAAAATTTTGAACAGAGGGGTGAAGTTGATGGAAAATGAAAGCTTACATCTTTTTCGGCCAAAATGTTTACATTTCTTAGAAGATTTGGGCAAAGGAGGTGAACTTGGTGGAAAATGGAAGTTGAGGAGTGAGGTTGATGAGGTTTTTAGTTTATGTGGTGATGTTGACAAAACATGATAGTTGAGCGGTTGTCCTTGAAATTAAGCCAAATTTAAATCCTCGTACtcatttttgcttcttcttttttttgtggttttttaccTTTcgcttccctttttttttttacaaaatctggaaaacttcaaaaaaattattttttattttttggtaggGGAGCATGGACCAAATCGGTTCAATTTTATAAtaaaccaaacctaacaaataCCTACGGACTGTTAATTTAAAGAGCCAAACTAATCCATAGAATTTATTGTACCAAACTAACACAACCCATTGAAATACAGTTCAACCTCGTTTTTAATAACGGTTTTCTTGAATGGAAGATATCAATCTTcatgcacaaaaaattatttaaagtacttaaatCAAATCTTGTGGTATTAAAACCAATTCTATTCGCATATACAGAATATAGCATGGAGAGAACTATTGAGAAGTCGATAGTGAATGGCGAAAAGTGCTTATTGTTTGTTGTGGAAGAGATAGATGCATGCAATTTAGGTTTATTGCGTTAGGTTTTtccctcttctctttctctcccctcTACCTCTCTCCCTAGCCTACTGATTTTTCTACTTTTAATTTCTCCTTCATTGTTTTCCTTCCGTCTTAGATCCCAACTGTCTTGCCATTTTTCTCCCACCAGTTTCTTCTCATGGGTTGATTCGGATTTGGGGGTCAtatggcgacaaaatatttttttcgtcccCAAATGGTTTTCTTTGATGACGAAAAatatttcgtctccttttttacgtTAATTTTCAGTGACGTAAAATGTATTTTctcgccaaatgggtacttttggtgacgaaatttatgaattacgctttgtcaccaaatatttTTCAAGCATAATTCTTTGCTCAGAATTCTGATTGAGATAAATCAAactgggtttgaacaataacacaaagagcaataactttcatttttaccaaaatttctaattttaatgtttaaagtttcaaaatgacgttcaaaatatattgttaaacgtatatatatactagtgcatgcccgtgcctttaggcacggcgCAACGTACCTAATGGCACATGGTTAGTGCACGTTCGTGCCTGAAAGCACGACTCAAACGATCAACACACTGCAAATAAATACTGAATATTGAACCCAATATATCAACCCATGTCCAagattaaaattataaaaaccaacattttaaaatttaaacataccAACCAATGCTCTGCATCAACTAAATTGGTAGGGgacgaaaaataattatgaaaacTCTTTTTGGAACTGGTTTTGGCCATCTAGTTTTATAAAATTGAGAAAGCAATTAGAGTAGGGGACGGAAATTAACACctttttaatttggtgttttTGATTTATGCagtcttataaaaaaaaagaggatgaaATGGATGAAACACTCAGTTATGAACTATTGTTCGCACAGTGCATGCGCTTACATATTTTCCAACTTAAATGGATGGCCAATAACTATTACATGCTTCCAAAGATTTTCCAAAACACATACAATTGAATAAAAAGTAGTCTACTTACTATAAAAACCAATTCACTACTACAGATTCACCGAACATGTGTTGGGCATTCTATCAAACAccttagggaaaatgacggccaatgacgtgttttgataattaataaccgccaaggacattttcatcattaacaattgttcttagtatgcccttggcggatattaattatcaaaacacgtcctgaggcgtcatttttccaaacacCTTATTGGCTAGATAAAAAAGGTAGCGAGTACATGAGAAGGAAGGAAGCTAGAGATGGGAACCACGGGTTTAAACAAAGCGATCTCAATAATTTTGCAGCGACGTCATGACCGTCGTCTGCTTCGTCGGGCCACACCCAACCTATTTCTACTGCCTGCGTGGTGAGAGAGATATTCGAAACCTACAGGGAGAAGGGGGAATTAAttatagaaagtaaattggtgtCTGATGATTCCTCCCTTTGGGGCTCCATCTAGGCACGGGCCGCACGGGCAATCGGAAAAATCACATAAATTCCCCAATTTAGCCAGGGGCTCCATCTATAGTTAATTCCCCAGTTTACACCAATAATATTGGTTTTGAGagagaattttatttgaattccTTCATCCCTCACTAAAATGCCACTTAAATGTAatgtat encodes:
- the LOC131310473 gene encoding transcription factor MYB16-like, which gives rise to MGRSPGCEKVGLKKGPWTPEEDHKLLAYIEQYGHGSWRALPAKAGLQRCGKSCRLRWTNYLRPDIKRGKFSLQEEQTIIQLHALLGNRWSVIATHLPKRTDNEIKNHWNTHLKKRLTKLGIDPATHKPKSHALGPDQLKDAANLSHMAQWEGARLEAEARLVRESKLKVSNPFQTQVGPSASTQLVYEATTTTTAPLPPPPLQPLCLDVLTAWQGSWLNAPKCNAFSATSVTLDSLTSTFNFSNKGEAMGLSSNFPDETETLQLQGLAYSTYIDDSLATGNENILLPNFMEVGLADIVLDNSNQLYPSITGGNSGNVAGSCCSDFEENTNYWNNLLNLVNCSPSGSPVF